The genomic window CCGCCGCGGCCATGGCCTGAGGGTCGAATGCTTGGACCCGGGCGCCGCTCTCCAGCAGTGCGCGCGCAACGGCCAGCGCCGGAGATTCTCGCACGTCGTCGGTGTCGGGCTTGAACGACAGCCCCCACAGCGCGAAACGCAGTCCCTGCAAATCCTCCCCGAAGCAGGAGCGGACCTTGCGCGGCAGCGCCTGCTTCTGGTCGCGGTTGACCGCCTCGACGGCCTCCAGGATGCGCGTCTCGCAACGACGGTCCGCCGCCGTCCGGCACAGCGCCTTGAGGTCTTTGGGCAGGCAGGAACCGCCGTAACCGCAGCCTGGATAAAGGAAGCGGTGACCGATCCGGGAGTCCGAGCCGATACCCTGGCGCACCTGCTCGATATCGGCGCCCAGCGCCTCCGCCATAGCGGCCATCTCGTTGATGAACGAGATCCGGGTTGCCAGCATGGCATTGGCGGCATACTTGGTCAGTTCCGCGGAACGCGCATCCATGCACAACAGGCGCCTGCGGTTACGGTTGAAAGGCGCATACAGTCGCTGCAAAACCTCCAAAGCAGCGGGGTCGTCGTCAACACCGACGATAATGCGCTCCGGCCGCATGAAATCCTGCACGGCCGTTCCCTCCTTAAGGAACTCCGGGTTGGAGACCACCGAGAAGTCCACGCGCCTGCCGCGCCCTCGCAGTTCTTCGGCCATGGCCTTGCGTATGTCCCCCACGGTGCCTACCGGGGCAGTGGACTTGTTGGCCACCAACCTGGGCGTGTCCATGTGGCGGGCGATGGCGCGGGCGACCTCCAGGACATGGCGCACATCGGCGCGTCCGTCCCCGTCCGGCGGCGTGGGCACCGCGAGGAACAGCACATCGCCATGGCGCACCGCCGCCTCCAGGTCGTCGCAAAACTCCAGCCTGCCGGCGGCGACATTGGCGCGCACCAGCGCTTCCAGGCCCGGTTCGTAAATGGGCAAACCGCCGTCGCGCAACAGGCGCACTTTGTCGCGGTCCTTGTCCATGCACAGGACGCAGTTCCCCGCGTCCGCGAAGCAGACGCCGGTCACCAGCCCCACGTACCCGGCACCGAAGATCGAAATGTTCATACGTGTTCCCTCAAGAATGGCGTCTCCCGGACAGCACCGAGAAAGCGTTGCGGGACGCCCTGCCCCACCCCTTGCTGGGGAAATAGATTATACTTGCTTTTTCTGGCGGCTATCGCGCACGGCTTCGACGCCCGCAAAACTTCCGTGACTCGGGAGCGGCGCAAGGCCCTGGCAACGGCAGGCGCACCATCTCCCAGAAT from Gammaproteobacteria bacterium includes these protein-coding regions:
- a CDS encoding UDP-glucose/GDP-mannose dehydrogenase family protein codes for the protein MNISIFGAGYVGLVTGVCFADAGNCVLCMDKDRDKVRLLRDGGLPIYEPGLEALVRANVAAGRLEFCDDLEAAVRHGDVLFLAVPTPPDGDGRADVRHVLEVARAIARHMDTPRLVANKSTAPVGTVGDIRKAMAEELRGRGRRVDFSVVSNPEFLKEGTAVQDFMRPERIIVGVDDDPAALEVLQRLYAPFNRNRRRLLCMDARSAELTKYAANAMLATRISFINEMAAMAEALGADIEQVRQGIGSDSRIGHRFLYPGCGYGGSCLPKDLKALCRTAADRRCETRILEAVEAVNRDQKQALPRKVRSCFGEDLQGLRFALWGLSFKPDTDDVRESPALAVARALLESGARVQAFDPQAMAAAERALGRQERLRFCKDPYKAAAGCDALLLATEWKAFQNPDLERLAGLMRGKTIFDGRNIYDPRLCAAAGFRYYGIGRTA